One stretch of Eupeodes corollae chromosome 2, idEupCoro1.1, whole genome shotgun sequence DNA includes these proteins:
- the LOC129945931 gene encoding sodium/potassium/calcium exchanger 4 isoform X1, translated as MFSKSSLCFFLLLFSTTPSILGGSAFNRNGNTENVLRDVITYIEGHLTLHVVPRENGTPNECIDDDGSPLNEFPELFTEEQLRQGWIAIHIFAAIYFFVLLAMVCNDYFLPTVECICDDLHLSKDVAAATFMATATSMPEFFTNTISTLITESDMGLGTIIGSLMFNTLGVAGLAALAINKPIQLDWWPIARDCFIYMFNTAVLLCIAWGGKITFLDSCIMMVFLILYFILTFNNNTFMKHIRAFVEDRLNCCFSTRYDLTIAPEHSAKAKLPLKKDDINGNGIFVVNTPENTSVASNINLTNSKIWSDDGRITIELPDKLFKLPHDKSIAMKIWWAYSFPIKAFLSCIIPNPITQRNWYPLTFIMCIIIIGGNAYMIVWMLTALGVTLGVPEIVMGLTFLAAGSTTPEAVSSLISVRKGESGIGVSNSLGANSLAILLSLGVPWFIKNCINYNKTDGTNAIYLTSQGIEYTILILMASTIGLFVVLSCSGYRLTKRAGIALFTVYGIFIALQILIEMNVFFPKQC; from the exons atgtttagtaaaagtagtttgtgtttctttttattattattttcgacaaCACCATCAATATTAGGCGGCAGTGCTTTTAATAGAAatg GAAATACGGAAAACGTTCTCCGAGATGTCATTACATATATTGAAGGACATTTAACATTACATGTTGTACCTCGTGAAAATGGAACTCCAAATGAATGCATCGACGATGATGGATCGCCTTTGAATGAATTTCCTGAATTGTTTACAG aGGAGCAACTACGCCAGGGATGGATTGCGATACACATCTTTGCAGCcatatatttctttgttctcctagCCATGGTTTGCAACGATTATTTCCTACCTACAGTTGAGTGTATTTGCGACGACTTACATTTATCGAAAGATGTTGCAGCGGCAACATTTATGGCAACCGCAACATCAATGCCTGAGTTCTTTACAAATACCATTAGTACCTTAATTACTGAATCGGATATGGGACTTGGAACAATTATCGGTTCACTCATGTTCAATACCCTTGGTGTTGCAGGTTTAGCAGCACTTGCCATAAATAAG CCTATTCAATTAGATTGGTGGCCAATAGCAAGGGATTGCTTTATTTACATGTTCAACACAGCAGTGCTTCTATGCATTGCGTGGGGTGGAAAAATTACATTCCTAGACAGTTGTATTATGATGGTATTTTTAATACTATACTTCATCCTGACATTCAACAATAATACATTTATGAAACATATTAGGGCATTTGTTGAGGATAGGCTTAATTGTTGCTTTTCAACACGTTATG atctgaCTATTGCACCAGAGCACAGTGCCAAAGCAAAACTCCCACTCAAAAAAGACGACATTAATGGAAATGGAATTTTCGTCGTTAATACACCAGAAAATACATCGGTTGCTTCAAACATCAACTTAACAAATTCCAAAATct GGAGTGATGATGGAAGAATAACAATTGAATTGCctgataaattatttaaattgccACACGATAAATCAATTGCAATGAAAATTTGGTGGGCATATTCATTCCCAATCAAAGCATTTTTGTCTTGCATCATTCCTAATCCAATAACACAAAGAAACTGGTATCCACTGACATTTATaatgtgcattattattattggaGGCAATGCATATATGATAGTCTGGATGTTAACAGCTTTGG gtGTTACTCTTGGAGTTCCCGAAATTGTAATGGGTCTTACCTTCCTTGCAGCTGGTTCTACCACCCCTGAAGCAGTTTCTAGTTTAATTTCTGTGCGGAAAG GTGAGAGCGGTATAGGTGTATCTAATTCCTTGGGTGCCAATTCGTTGGCAATTCTCCTATCACTCGGTGTACCatggtttattaaaaattgcattaattACAACAAAACTGATGGTACAAATGCCATTTATCTTACATCTCAGGGAATCGAGTATACAATATTAATTCTTATGGCATCAACTATTGGGCTTTTTGTCGTTTTAAGCTGTAGTGGATATCGACTTACGAAACGAGCTGGAATTGCACTATTCACAGTGTATGGTATTTTTATTGCATTGCAAATTTTAATTGAGATGAATGTATTTTTCCCGAAGCAATGTTAG
- the LOC129945931 gene encoding sodium/potassium/calcium exchanger 4 isoform X2: protein MGNTENVLRDVITYIEGHLTLHVVPRENGTPNECIDDDGSPLNEFPELFTEEQLRQGWIAIHIFAAIYFFVLLAMVCNDYFLPTVECICDDLHLSKDVAAATFMATATSMPEFFTNTISTLITESDMGLGTIIGSLMFNTLGVAGLAALAINKPIQLDWWPIARDCFIYMFNTAVLLCIAWGGKITFLDSCIMMVFLILYFILTFNNNTFMKHIRAFVEDRLNCCFSTRYDLTIAPEHSAKAKLPLKKDDINGNGIFVVNTPENTSVASNINLTNSKIWSDDGRITIELPDKLFKLPHDKSIAMKIWWAYSFPIKAFLSCIIPNPITQRNWYPLTFIMCIIIIGGNAYMIVWMLTALGVTLGVPEIVMGLTFLAAGSTTPEAVSSLISVRKGESGIGVSNSLGANSLAILLSLGVPWFIKNCINYNKTDGTNAIYLTSQGIEYTILILMASTIGLFVVLSCSGYRLTKRAGIALFTVYGIFIALQILIEMNVFFPKQC from the exons ATGG GAAATACGGAAAACGTTCTCCGAGATGTCATTACATATATTGAAGGACATTTAACATTACATGTTGTACCTCGTGAAAATGGAACTCCAAATGAATGCATCGACGATGATGGATCGCCTTTGAATGAATTTCCTGAATTGTTTACAG aGGAGCAACTACGCCAGGGATGGATTGCGATACACATCTTTGCAGCcatatatttctttgttctcctagCCATGGTTTGCAACGATTATTTCCTACCTACAGTTGAGTGTATTTGCGACGACTTACATTTATCGAAAGATGTTGCAGCGGCAACATTTATGGCAACCGCAACATCAATGCCTGAGTTCTTTACAAATACCATTAGTACCTTAATTACTGAATCGGATATGGGACTTGGAACAATTATCGGTTCACTCATGTTCAATACCCTTGGTGTTGCAGGTTTAGCAGCACTTGCCATAAATAAG CCTATTCAATTAGATTGGTGGCCAATAGCAAGGGATTGCTTTATTTACATGTTCAACACAGCAGTGCTTCTATGCATTGCGTGGGGTGGAAAAATTACATTCCTAGACAGTTGTATTATGATGGTATTTTTAATACTATACTTCATCCTGACATTCAACAATAATACATTTATGAAACATATTAGGGCATTTGTTGAGGATAGGCTTAATTGTTGCTTTTCAACACGTTATG atctgaCTATTGCACCAGAGCACAGTGCCAAAGCAAAACTCCCACTCAAAAAAGACGACATTAATGGAAATGGAATTTTCGTCGTTAATACACCAGAAAATACATCGGTTGCTTCAAACATCAACTTAACAAATTCCAAAATct GGAGTGATGATGGAAGAATAACAATTGAATTGCctgataaattatttaaattgccACACGATAAATCAATTGCAATGAAAATTTGGTGGGCATATTCATTCCCAATCAAAGCATTTTTGTCTTGCATCATTCCTAATCCAATAACACAAAGAAACTGGTATCCACTGACATTTATaatgtgcattattattattggaGGCAATGCATATATGATAGTCTGGATGTTAACAGCTTTGG gtGTTACTCTTGGAGTTCCCGAAATTGTAATGGGTCTTACCTTCCTTGCAGCTGGTTCTACCACCCCTGAAGCAGTTTCTAGTTTAATTTCTGTGCGGAAAG GTGAGAGCGGTATAGGTGTATCTAATTCCTTGGGTGCCAATTCGTTGGCAATTCTCCTATCACTCGGTGTACCatggtttattaaaaattgcattaattACAACAAAACTGATGGTACAAATGCCATTTATCTTACATCTCAGGGAATCGAGTATACAATATTAATTCTTATGGCATCAACTATTGGGCTTTTTGTCGTTTTAAGCTGTAGTGGATATCGACTTACGAAACGAGCTGGAATTGCACTATTCACAGTGTATGGTATTTTTATTGCATTGCAAATTTTAATTGAGATGAATGTATTTTTCCCGAAGCAATGTTAG
- the LOC129945931 gene encoding sodium/potassium/calcium exchanger 3 isoform X3: protein MVCNDYFLPTVECICDDLHLSKDVAAATFMATATSMPEFFTNTISTLITESDMGLGTIIGSLMFNTLGVAGLAALAINKPIQLDWWPIARDCFIYMFNTAVLLCIAWGGKITFLDSCIMMVFLILYFILTFNNNTFMKHIRAFVEDRLNCCFSTRYDLTIAPEHSAKAKLPLKKDDINGNGIFVVNTPENTSVASNINLTNSKIWSDDGRITIELPDKLFKLPHDKSIAMKIWWAYSFPIKAFLSCIIPNPITQRNWYPLTFIMCIIIIGGNAYMIVWMLTALGVTLGVPEIVMGLTFLAAGSTTPEAVSSLISVRKGESGIGVSNSLGANSLAILLSLGVPWFIKNCINYNKTDGTNAIYLTSQGIEYTILILMASTIGLFVVLSCSGYRLTKRAGIALFTVYGIFIALQILIEMNVFFPKQC from the exons ATGGTTTGCAACGATTATTTCCTACCTACAGTTGAGTGTATTTGCGACGACTTACATTTATCGAAAGATGTTGCAGCGGCAACATTTATGGCAACCGCAACATCAATGCCTGAGTTCTTTACAAATACCATTAGTACCTTAATTACTGAATCGGATATGGGACTTGGAACAATTATCGGTTCACTCATGTTCAATACCCTTGGTGTTGCAGGTTTAGCAGCACTTGCCATAAATAAG CCTATTCAATTAGATTGGTGGCCAATAGCAAGGGATTGCTTTATTTACATGTTCAACACAGCAGTGCTTCTATGCATTGCGTGGGGTGGAAAAATTACATTCCTAGACAGTTGTATTATGATGGTATTTTTAATACTATACTTCATCCTGACATTCAACAATAATACATTTATGAAACATATTAGGGCATTTGTTGAGGATAGGCTTAATTGTTGCTTTTCAACACGTTATG atctgaCTATTGCACCAGAGCACAGTGCCAAAGCAAAACTCCCACTCAAAAAAGACGACATTAATGGAAATGGAATTTTCGTCGTTAATACACCAGAAAATACATCGGTTGCTTCAAACATCAACTTAACAAATTCCAAAATct GGAGTGATGATGGAAGAATAACAATTGAATTGCctgataaattatttaaattgccACACGATAAATCAATTGCAATGAAAATTTGGTGGGCATATTCATTCCCAATCAAAGCATTTTTGTCTTGCATCATTCCTAATCCAATAACACAAAGAAACTGGTATCCACTGACATTTATaatgtgcattattattattggaGGCAATGCATATATGATAGTCTGGATGTTAACAGCTTTGG gtGTTACTCTTGGAGTTCCCGAAATTGTAATGGGTCTTACCTTCCTTGCAGCTGGTTCTACCACCCCTGAAGCAGTTTCTAGTTTAATTTCTGTGCGGAAAG GTGAGAGCGGTATAGGTGTATCTAATTCCTTGGGTGCCAATTCGTTGGCAATTCTCCTATCACTCGGTGTACCatggtttattaaaaattgcattaattACAACAAAACTGATGGTACAAATGCCATTTATCTTACATCTCAGGGAATCGAGTATACAATATTAATTCTTATGGCATCAACTATTGGGCTTTTTGTCGTTTTAAGCTGTAGTGGATATCGACTTACGAAACGAGCTGGAATTGCACTATTCACAGTGTATGGTATTTTTATTGCATTGCAAATTTTAATTGAGATGAATGTATTTTTCCCGAAGCAATGTTAG